The sequence below is a genomic window from Ipomoea triloba cultivar NCNSP0323 chromosome 10, ASM357664v1.
tcacaattacagaactctatattcaacagtataacacaaattttgaatctatattcacaatttttgaactctatattcacaaaaaaTATCATTGACTGAGGAAATGGTGTCACTAGCGGCACCGTTATTCCAGATGCGCGTTTTGGAcctggatccaccttgcaaggtggaccagggtccttagcataatttgcccccaATAACTAATTAATTGAGACagcacatttaaaaaaaaataaaacgaaAATAagaattacataataataataataataataataataataataataatacttattattattattattgagggACAAATGTATAGTGTTCTCCAAAGAAAATGCCGTGAAGCATATCCCTTTATCCTCTATAGTGTGATTGCAAGTTTTCAAATATATTGGATTTAATAAAATAAGCCTTGTAATTTGGATAATTACATGAGTATTCCATTTTAACTCCATGTCCAAAAAATACGCCCAAAGTGGCTTAGTCAACACAAATTTTTATAACACTATTGactctaatatttttttgagtacactTTTGACTAATATTGTTtactcatatttaatttatttagtaaatAGATAGTTACAATACAATTGACAACGACGTCAACAACCACTACAAAATATATTGTTGAAGATTTCAAAAACAATTTATCTTTGTGATTTTGTTTTACATCTtctcttttttaaattaataaattcttattcaataaacaaattaatttttttcaaaaaaccaaaaaaaaaaaacaaattaaattacatgTATTAAGTATGTACAAAAATCTATTATTTTgcataatttcttaattaagtTAACAAATGCTTCATCACTCCCACTTTATTTGTTGTACTCTCATTTTAGTTTGTCTCAAAAGAATGTCTACTTTTAGTGTAAAGACTATTAAATTGTTACTTTTAAAAAGAGTGAATCTCATTTATGTGTTAGATGTATAGGTGAcagtttatttttaatcattgttttcttttttttataacaCCTCTATTTGGTTCTAGTACTATTGTGgcataattatttttgtcatttatcaacaaaatcgttgaaatgttaaatacaatgacattttgatctttttatgttaaaaattttagcataaaatggcatagaaagtaattattttgtggtacaaatatatatgggGTCCACTTCTGATTTGGGTTGAGTCAAAGTGAATTCAGATTCTTCGCAGTGAgacaaaaaaattgatatattatatgcttaaaaaggataataggtgaatgagaaattgattctcaaagtaaacccatttgagttggaaatgaAGGTGGAAAGGCTTTGTAAAAAGCACTTGTCCAGTTGTCCACATTGGTTTgaaaagtgggtttgcaccgctatatatatacaagagcctttcgaaaaaatgttgaattgtataacatataTGCCCTCTCTCGTTAAATTCCAAAATGAGTTTGAAAAGGTAGCAGgtataaaaaatagaaaaatgaatCCCACATGAATTTATATAGGGAAAAGGTGCAAATAAaccatatgaaaaaaaatactacctccgtcccaaaatgattgtctggttcgtttaacgagacttgactgaagtaatttttaatccaatttttcatatttttaagtttagcattaatatataaaatttatatatttagaaactacattaaaagtactattaaacacaaaaaattaaatttaaaaataataaaaaattattaaagaaaataagcaaggaaggaagagttggtttgaccaataaatagtaaataggacaggtaaaatgggacagagggagtaacaattaacatttttaacaaggTCGTCGCCCGTCACCATCTCCGGCGGTAAGGTCGCCTTTTCCGGTGAGGGCGACCATTTCTGGACGCCCTCGCCTGAAAAGGCGACCAGAGGCGACAGCGTCGAAAGTTTTCACTGGTCACTAGAATAGTCGTCACTAGTGGCCGGAATATGCAAATGacttgttaaaaatgttaattgttattttttttcgatttagttgcttaattgctttgtttttctgagTTCAGTGACTTATTTGGTGGTTATTCGAGTTCGATAGTTTAATTGCTAATTCCAAATAGTTGGATGCATGACTTATTtaatttgtaccttttcccatTTATATATTACCCTACATATCTTTACTAGATAGGCTATTTgagtttttatattaattattttcaataacttatttccctccaattaaacacaatggaatcaatattccaaattaaataatttctttgctattaaattttaattttaattcaattcctTCTCCATTCTTTTTCACGAACGGACAGGTTGAATAATATTACCACAATGTTCTAAATTAAACTCATAATAGGAGTGATCCATTTGCTTTCTTAGTTTGTGTCTTTCAGCTACGAACAATATGAATTGAtttactttttttgaataacggtctttattttttattttttaaatactcatgattcttcGTTCTGAATTAATGTTTCCACTATCAAGGTTTGATCATATAATCATTCATTTAGAAGGGTAACAAAAATGTGATcacattatataataatagagcCCTAGTCCctagggcaatttatatcatagaccagagtgcacaatgcattgtgcaccccgatccaaaacgacgtcgcttTGGTTCTTTTAATTAACAGCTTTTTCGTTTTCCGTTCGGCCttaacttataagatgagttctgtgtattttgtgatgTTATTCTGTGcattttgttataatattatgtgtattctagtcattgattctgtgtattctagtatataattctatacattattgatttttaataccatacctcatgaaacataagagataatacttagacttatatttctgtgtatccttttcattgattctgtgtattctagtatgtaattttgtacattattgatttacAATACCATACCTTATGAAACCGcagagataatacttaggctaataattctatgtattctattcataaattctgtgtattatggtatatgattatgtgtattctagtatataattctgtacattattgatttcgagtaccatacctcatgaaatagtaatgctaatacttaggctattgattgtgtgtattctattgaaCCATATGCGTATTCTGGACATTAATGatctaatactttataattaatGTTATTGCGGTATTGGTATTATAAAtcaataatgcacaaaattatgCTATTGAAGTTACTAATGTACAAAACTGTATAATAGAGtacacataaacactcaatacaatacacaaaattacacaTAACGGGAATTGAACGGATGGAACGGTTGGAACGGTATCCGTCGCGCGTCAACTCCCCACTACTTAGTTAAacgacgacgtcgttttggaccagggtctacagtACACTGCGGAccctggtccacaatataacgattGGTGCCCTAGTTGGCAAAACTTTTAAGTCTTCTAATTAGTACAATTACTTGAGATTCCATTTTGACTCAAGTCCACAAAATAAGGCCACAGTGGCTTAGTCAAGATTTCAAAATACagtttttctttaattgattgtATAGCTATAGATAGGGTCCGCcaccaaataaaaaaagattgaCTTGCAGAATCTCCATTATGGATGACTTACTGGCGGGAAGACCGACTCCACATTCCACAATCCACAATTGACATGAGTAATCCCCAACCCATTCACAACTTTTTCACCAAATCATTCACAGTTCTCTCACAAATTCCCAGCAAATCTTTCCCCTCCAATGGCTTCCATTGTAGACAATGCCCGTTGTTTTCCCAATGGGTTTGTTAAGTATGTCTGGTTGGCGTTTCTGTGTTTTTTCTGCAATGGTGGAGTGAGCACAGACACTCTCCGGCCGGGCGAGTGGATTACTCAAAACCAGACCTTAGTTTCCGCCGGCGGGAGATTCGCTCTGGGTTTTTTCTCCCCGGGAAACTCTTCCTCTTCCTTTCTGGGAATATGGTATAACGCCATCAATAACAGCGTGATTTGGGTGGCCAACAGAGAATCCCCTCTGCCTCAAGACTCCAACCCCGTTTTCACCCTCGCCCAAGACGGGAACTTGCAGATCATCAATGGAAAAAGCGAAACAATCTGGTCAACCAACGTCTCCGGCGCCGGATTTTCAAGAAACTCCCCGGAAACTCGTCTGCTCAACTCCGGAAACCTTGTTCTAAAACAGGGTAATAATGATAGccctgtttggcagagctttgATCACGCCTGCGACACATTAATGCCGGGGATGAAACTAAAGGTAAACACCAAAAACCATACACGAAACGTCATTAAATCTTGGACTAGCAAAGATGATCCCCGGCCGGGGAAATTCTCCTGGGGAATGGATCCTAATGGATCTCCACAATTCTTCATTTGGAAAGAAAACAGTCCTTATTTCAGGAGCAATTTGTACCAGTACGGTTTTAACTGGAGCTTACTCTTCCCTGTCCTGGGATATTCAGCATATTATTCTTTCGCTACAGAGAACAATGAAGTTTATTTCAGCTATGGCTATGCTGACATTTCTGAAGTAAGGTTCATTTTAACCCCAGATGGCTATGTCCAGACACAATTGAACCAAAAGAGAACCGATTTATGGCTAGTCCGGTGGCACGTGCCAGCCAACGATTGCGAATTCTATGATCGCTGTGGGGCATTTGGGAGCTGTGAATACAATGGTTCACACCCAGTTTGCAGCTGCTTGAAAGGGTTCAAGCCCAAATCCCAGAAAGATTGGGATAGTGGGAATCATGGAGGGGGGTGTGAGAGGATAATAGATTTGAGATGTGATGAAGAGGATATGTTTATGAGGTTGCCTTTGATGAAATGGCCTGACCATTCGACTTCAATGGGGAGTATGGCGTTTAAGGATTGTGTAGATCAGTGTTCTAGGAATTGCTCCTGCAAGGCTTTTGCTTATGCAAATATCAGCTCTGATTCCACTGTCAACTGTATAAACTGGTTTGGGGACTTGGTTGATTTGGTTCATAACTATTCAGCTGGTCTTAATGGCTATGGCCAAGATCTCTACGTTCGAGTTCACACCTCCAACCGAAGTAATGCATTCACATAATACCtgccttttgttttttgtttgggtCACGAGGGAAACTTTTTCCTCAACCACTACTTGAGAGTGTGCACTGAGTAAATCCTGTCTAGgatcacaaagaggtaaaccagtTTAAGACAGCTATTACCCAAGGGTGTGCACTAAGTACCTACTTAAAGTCATAATGAGGCAAACCAACCTAGGGCAGCCATtacccgagggtgtgcactAGATACCTGTTTAGAGTCATGAAACTCATCGTGACACTCTGAACCAGCTCTTAGGTTCCAAGGCGTCACGCTAGTGATCACGCCGTGGTCGCTAGCGTGACACCTAGGACCTGCAAGGTGGCCTAGCATGTCACAATGGAGGTCTCACTACGTGACCTTCATCGTGATAGGCTAGCTAGGCCACTTCGTGGATGATTAGGCCACCATACTGGTAGTCACGGCCTAACCAAATTAAACATCTAATCACCTGAAAGCTGGCCAGGGTGTTACGGTGGAGTTTACGGCTCGTGACACCCTCTCGGAAGCACTTTTGGAGGCTGCCGTTGCTCTGTTGCTCCCTGCCTGCTCTCGAACTTCTGTTTTGTCACTTTTTGCCTCAAACTCTTCAAAAAACATCCTCTTTTCCAGTTCATGCATGCCTTAGGTCCACTCTTTCCTTCTTACAATAAAAAACGCCACAAAGTAAAAAACTTACCCATATTCAAGCAAAATTAACACAAAGTACGTGGAACACAATTATGAGTCATTCCATGGCTTATCAAGTCACAATGAAGTAACCAGTCTAAGTCTAAGTTGTTATTGTTGATCGGTTCAAATCAAAAAAGTCAATAGCTAGCTTCCTTTGCAAGTTGTAACCTTGTGGGTACCAAGtcaagtgtttgattaatttggCTTGGTTGCCCCGATTATGTTTGTCTTTTCTGATGTACATTGCAGGGATTACTGACTTTTGTTTGATGATGTTTCAATTTCATGCAGATGAAAATTCAGGTCACAGAAACAGAACTCTTGTTGCAATAATAGTCACTTTGGTCGCTGCATTCATTCTTGTTAGTGCTTTGACATACATCCTCAGAAGAAAATACTTCAGAAGGAGAGGTATTATATATGAAGTTTCTGTTTTTGGTTTTGAATTTCTTACTCTTATCAAGTGAGTGACTGTTAATTTTGGTTCGTTTCACCTAATTTTCAAATTCCAGATTGGGAAGCTAAAATGTCTACAATGGTTAACTCTCTGTCAGTGTCATCCCTTGTTGGAAAAGGTGATATAGAGTTGCTACAGTTTAGCTTGGAGAGAATAACTGATGCTACAAACAATTTCGATGAAGCAAATAAACTCGGTGAAGGAGGATTTGGTCCGGTGTATAAGGTGACAACTTCATGAGGATTATTAGGTCACATggatgtgtgtatatatatactaattttcctttataattggAGTATAATTGAAGATTATAATTTTGGTATTTTGTTTCAGGGATTTTTATCAGAATTTGGGATGGTAGCCATCAAAAGGCTTTCTAAACGATCATCACAAGGTTTGGAGGAGTTTATGAACGAGTTGAAGCTAATTGCAAAACTACAACATAAGTATCTTGTTAGCCTGTTGGGTTGTTGCACCGAAGATGATGAGAAAATACTGATCTATGAGTACTTGCCCAAACGAAGCTTGGACAAATTCTTATTTGGTACATTTAATGTGTTATGTATTGTAAAACATAATACTTGATGTTTCTTCGGTTTGTTGTTTTAATCTCTTACTAACAAAGTCACTATGGTTCTTTCAGATGCATCTGAGAAAGAAAGTTTGGATTGGAAAACTCGCTATCAAATAATAGAGGGAATTGCTCAAGGAATACTTTATCTTCACAAATACTCTAGACTAAAAGTCATTCATAGGGACTTAAAAGCCAGCAATATTTTACTTGACGAAGTAATGAAGCCTAAAATATCAGATTTTGGAATGGCAAGAATTTTTGGACTTGACCAAACTCATGCAAATACGAATCATGTGGTTGGGACATAGTAAGTACACTTAATTTTCACTCTTCATCCATATATACTTGAGCTAGTTCATAACTTGGGAAGTTTATAATTGATTGTTATAGTTTTTATAACAAATTGAAGGATTtacataccttttttttttccttggcgTAGTGGTTACATTCCACCGGAATATGTGTTGCATGGCCAATTTTCAGAAAAATCTGATGTGTTCAGTTTCGGGGTGCTATTGTTAGAAATTATTAGTGGCCGAAAGAACTCAGAATTCTCTCAGATTGAACTTTCCATAACTCTCCTTGGATGGGTAACTTCATGCTTTAGATCTTTAAGTTTTATGTcgaaaataaaaagacaattattttatgtatttttgttttattaggCATGGGATAACTGGAAAGAAGGACGAGCACTTGAATTCGTTGATCCAGCAATAAGGAAAACATGCGACTCTCCTAAGGCTATAAGATGCATCGAAGTAGGACTTTTATGCGTCCAACCAATTCCAACAGACAGACCAACAATGTCCGATGCAGTCGTCATGTTGAGCAACCTTGCAACAACAATTCCAAAACTCAAAGAGCCAGCATTTGTTGCTAGCAACCATTCCAACACTGTTGTTTCTAGTTCTCAGGGAGGATCAAGTGGTTCCAATAATGAGGTTACAATTAGTGCCATCGAACCCCGATAGTGTATTTATCAATTTGTAATCCActtgtaattaatattataccATACATGTTGAAAacaaatatgtaattttgtttttttatttatggaaaaCAATCATTATCGAAAGATGTATTTTGGATCAAATTTGTCTTATAACTCTTGTTGATAAAAGATTACAATGGGATAAATTAGCCTGAGTTAGCACATAACTAACAGGCTTAAagtaagaaaattaataaactgCTTCGagtcaaacttttttttttttttttgaaaaggcttcgagtcaaacttaaaatcttgtgtttaacaattgttatatcatggatcaaaGTCAACAAGCGTacaccttgcattgtggaccctagtTCAAAACAGTATTCAGATTATGTAAcatcagttaacatattatatactttccgttaataaattatgtacctactacaattgacatattatgtatctgcaGACGACTGCAGTTGATATACTATGTACatgcaattaataaattatgtacctattataaccactacaattaacatattatgtacatgtcattttaataaattatgtacatgcatttagcatattttgtaccttcaatttatttataactacATAATCTGTTAACTAAAAGTagataatatgttaactgcaagtaaataatttgaatgtcattttgaacTAAGACCTATAATGCAAGATGAACTctaatccatggtataatttgcggCCTTGGTGGGCTTGAACCTTTCTATGTTTATCCTGTTTTCATTCTTTAGGCATggacttcaattttttttttttttttctcttttagtCTAGTATGGGCCTCTTTAAGCCTAAGTTTGGTTTAGGGTCAGTTTTGGGCCATTAATTGTAAgacatttattttgttaattgaataaagtttttatttttctaaaaaaaatgtgagATTGGAAAATACAAGTTTGGTCATGGGATGTATgatattttttagttaaattatgatattttttataagtatatatataattatattacattttaattaaaaagtattgtTCCATCTGTCACTTTTTATCAGTCCtacttaggccctgtttggtaaataatcagcctatcagccaattttggcttatttgatcactattagttgtttggttaataagctttttgaaactccaaaatgctaaaattcaaaaggctactcaaagcagccttttcaattaggccctgtttggtaaataatcagtctatcagccaatttttggcttatttgactactattagttggtaaataataagttttttgtaactccaaaatgctaaaattcaaaaggctactcaaagtagccttttcaattagctttttgagaaaagaaattataccaaacagccatcagcaaacagctaatttatcaaacaactttctacaatcagccaatgttatcaattaatcataccttctaacccaaacagccaacccaatcagccaacagccatttaccaaacagggccttagctttttgagaaaagaaattatacaaaatagctattagctaacagccaatttatcaaacaactttctacaatcagctaatattatcaacaaatcataccttataacccaaacagccaacccaatcagccaacaaccatttaccaaacagggccttactatttattgatcaaaccaactctttcttttaaaaaaacaaattattttctacttatttttaatttgattttaaatgtttaatagtacttttaatgtagtttctaaatatataaattttgtatatactaatactaaacttaatattatgaaaaattcaattaaaaaataaattcaatcaaATCTCGCTAACCGAACTAGACACATCAAATGAGAAGGAAGGAGAAGATACTTATCTTACCtagtacttatttaaaataaaaccaTAGAGCTGAAAGATAGGAAAACACACTTTGTACTTCGACTAGAAAACATAGTATATAATTCTTCTTCCTCTCTTAGAGCATTCATAAtagtgtagtttttttttttttttactttttttttttttattttaggactttttgtaagtgtaattaggaaagaaaatataagagggagagaaataaaataaaacaaacgtgattaaaaaaatgtacttttgcAAGTTGGCCTTTGCACCTGTCTGGCCAATGTGACAGCCACGCGTGGTTGTCtcaattgataaatataatttatatgaaCGATTTTACTAAATTTAAGTACATAGTTATAACTCTttaatgtttgagggtttaattattttttaatcaaaagttCAAAGAAAAAGGCGCAGCATTGTCCCCGGCAGTCCCAGTACCATCGGCATACAATTGTGTACGAGtaatttattacatttttgtcTTGATTTATTTATATGATTAAGACCATTCAATCAACCACTTTTGACGCTTTTTAAGtgttatgtccatttttttttaaaattacttttGTACTTCAATGATCCACTTGATTCAATTTTCTCCAGAAACACATGtacaaataaaatcataaataaataattaattaacatttcttgcaatttttttattttaattttacaatagaaaataatgcatatgcatttcttttttAGTGGGGTGAGCgtcggttcggttcgggtgaTGCCCGAATTTTATTTCGGATATCCGAaaatttcgagtgattttttgacacccgatatccgaaccaaatttaattcggATATGTTCAGTTCGGGTGAAATTATTTCGGGTTAGTTTGGATataccaaaaattttatttttatcaattttaatttttttgtttattattttattatgtatattttttttcatatactatcaaactaaaagtaagacaaatagtaataattaactaataaactttttaaaattaatatactattaattatgaaatacattgataactaaatatataatatatattattataattataataaaatttcggTTAGTTCGGGTTTCGGGTCGGGTGTAGGTAAATTTGTAacacccgatatccgaaccaaatttatattcggatataccaaaatttaaaatatccaaACCGATAACTATTTGGGTtcacccaaaatttaaaattcggtTCGGATTTCGGGTGTTAGTTCGGGTAATCCAAATTACGCCCACCCCTAGGTCACGAGATGTTCTAAGTAGACTGTAACTGTAGGAGGTAATTAAGGGGGGTTTGAACTACCGACCTCTCTTAAGAGACAAGAGTGCACGGTCACCCACGCCAACAAAGctggttaaaaattttaaaattaaatgtgtacaatgctttattcaaaaaaaaaaaaattcattatcaatCGCTTTTGACTTTTGAGGCTTTTTAAGTGTTAtgtccatttttaaaaatttcttttgtcCTTCAATTATCCACTTGATTCAATTTTCTTCTGAAGCAcatgtacaaataaaattataaataaataattaattaacatttctcgcaatttttatatttaattttacaacgaaaaataatacatatgcatttctttttttgttcaGGCCACGAGGTGTTCTGAGCAGGTCGTAACTGTAGGAGGTAATTAAGGGGGGTTCAAACTACCGACCTTtcttaagggacaagagtgcACGGTCACTCACGCTAACCAAACTGgttaaaaaatttagaattaaatgtgtacaatgcctttattaaaaaaaattattcattataatatatatatatatatatatatatatatatatatatatataatttcattagttatactaatattttcgcccgtgcattATAATGTTTGCACGGaataaattttgttataatgttttaagaatatttagatcgatatataattatataaattataacatcaataatatatagtgcaaatgatgaaaatggttaaatcgattatgttttctaatgttatctttgcttgaattcaagtaaataattgctcaattacccgtgcaaggcacggataaatattttaaagtatatatttatataataaaattaaagatggaataataaaaaaaattataatattaaacgtgtacaattattttattatgtgattagtgtaaaaatatcactcaatataatattttctcttgtaatattgaattgcttttatatattgatcgtcacaatattttaccaaaaaaacatattataaagcattatgttattagatacaacacgtgattttaaaacatttgaatttaaataaattaaatgtgcctagaatataaacataattatgcaaattacacatacataaaatatgccagtaatatgcatagtccacatatattgtatacatgtcatttttaatatagatacatgtaaaatataatcattgctattattttagtcatctaagtaaataaataaataaaatacaataaataaatagaaagtccaatgaaataaatcaatatatatatatatatatatatatatatatatatatatatatatatatatatatatatatatatatatatatatatatattacaacagctcattaaaattgttttcgacaaaaaaaaaaattatctcaatcTTTTAACCCTAACACCCCGTACAATGAATCAATTGTACCCTAATTGTCTAAGCAGTACTTTAGGCATTTATTTCATTGAGTAAAATGAAAGTAAGAACTATTATGGGTAGAGTTTTAATTATGTGGCTGAATAAATCAAGAGatacaatgaaaaatgatgaattgtggtaaggtaaaaaaaaaagtcttgaaatgtaatgatttatatattagtctcaaaatcaattagatacaaattatattaggaaaattatatatatatatatatatatatatatatatatatatatatatatatatataaagactgGATAAGTATAGTACATTAATgccgaaaaaattattcaattattctttagttataattataataatattatacttttatatatatattacttaaataattacacggaagaagggaatgagaattaccataacgattataataaataaaaattaggtaattatattaatatttaattattaagttaagtatttgcacctaaaaaaaaaagataactacaatttattttgtgccaataatattatacttaagtataaaatatgtatatagattattataaaataatcataaaatcACATGGGAGTAggtgatgagaattaccataataattattaggcaattattcacacatgtataatttattttgtacttgcGGGCGGTTTGCTTCGTGCGAGCCATTGAAAATCTAGGGTTTCTAAAGCTCAAGGAATCAAAATGAGTGAAATCGGTGAACGAAATTTGACTTGATGAAATTTTCTGTGAATTTGGGTGCGATTTATAGGACGGTTTGAAAAGTGAAGCGGGAACCCGGGAaagagatatgtaatttatgaaATCGTAATCGTTGATTATATGTGGTGATTGACGAATGAGATTAACTTTCATAGGATCGATGACGTGGACTTGAAGGAAAAGATGTGAGCCGTTAGTTTCAATAAGATTTAGATCTTTAATCGACGATTGTGCATGATGGTTCTTCCGATTGATGATGTAGAAACTTGTGCAATTTAAAGGCAAATTAATTGACAAGTAATACCCGAATTGCCA
It includes:
- the LOC116032900 gene encoding G-type lectin S-receptor-like serine/threonine-protein kinase At4g27290 encodes the protein MASIVDNARCFPNGFVKYVWLAFLCFFCNGGVSTDTLRPGEWITQNQTLVSAGGRFALGFFSPGNSSSSFLGIWYNAINNSVIWVANRESPLPQDSNPVFTLAQDGNLQIINGKSETIWSTNVSGAGFSRNSPETRLLNSGNLVLKQGNNDSPVWQSFDHACDTLMPGMKLKVNTKNHTRNVIKSWTSKDDPRPGKFSWGMDPNGSPQFFIWKENSPYFRSNLYQYGFNWSLLFPVLGYSAYYSFATENNEVYFSYGYADISEVRFILTPDGYVQTQLNQKRTDLWLVRWHVPANDCEFYDRCGAFGSCEYNGSHPVCSCLKGFKPKSQKDWDSGNHGGGCERIIDLRCDEEDMFMRLPLMKWPDHSTSMGSMAFKDCVDQCSRNCSCKAFAYANISSDSTVNCINWFGDLVDLVHNYSAGLNGYGQDLYVRVHTSNRNENSGHRNRTLVAIIVTLVAAFILVSALTYILRRKYFRRRDWEAKMSTMVNSLSVSSLVGKGDIELLQFSLERITDATNNFDEANKLGEGGFGPVYKGFLSEFGMVAIKRLSKRSSQGLEEFMNELKLIAKLQHKYLVSLLGCCTEDDEKILIYEYLPKRSLDKFLFDASEKESLDWKTRYQIIEGIAQGILYLHKYSRLKVIHRDLKASNILLDEVMKPKISDFGMARIFGLDQTHANTNHVVGTYGYIPPEYVLHGQFSEKSDVFSFGVLLLEIISGRKNSEFSQIELSITLLGWAWDNWKEGRALEFVDPAIRKTCDSPKAIRCIEVGLLCVQPIPTDRPTMSDAVVMLSNLATTIPKLKEPAFVASNHSNTVVSSSQGGSSGSNNEVTISAIEPR